The window CGTACTTGCTGCCCAGGATCCCCATGAGCGTCTTGGCCTTGGACGGGGACTCCACTATGACGAGGGTTTTTCCTGAAGCCCCCGAGGTCCCCTTGGCCACGGACGCTTTCGAGGCGGACGCCCTCGTGCGCGTCCGCCCAGCGGGGGCCGCGGTCCTCGTTTTTCCGGTCCCCTCTCCGGTCTTCGCGGACGCCCCGATTTTTCGCGCGGGGGCCTCGGTCTTTTTTGCGGAGGCAGCAGCTTTTTTTGTCGGGGTCTTGGCCTTTTTCGCAGGGGCCTCGGCCTTTACGGAGGCTTTGGCCGCCGCCTTCTTGGTTCCCGTCCCGGAGGCCCTGGTCCCCCGTCTGGCCGGGGCCTTCTTCTCCTGGCCGGGATCGGCCGCCTCGGCCTCGGGCGGAACGGAGCGCTTTGCGGCGCACATCGTCAGCAGACCCAGGCGCCCGAGGGGGGCAGGGAGACGGGGACGACGAAGGGGATCCTGAACTTCGGGTCCAGGACGACGGCGTCGAAGAGCGATTCGAAGGTCGATACGTCGATGGCGGTTCCGCTCATGACCCCCAGGACCAGGGCCTGCTGAATGGCCCGTTCCGTCACCTCGGGGGGCACGAACTGCGAGTCCATGAGACAGGAGGCCATCGACCGCGCCTCCTGCGAGAGGTAGCGGCATTCCATGTTGTGAAAGACCCGCTTGACGCTGGCCTTTCCATTTTCTGCGGCCCGGGGGCGACAGGGGGTGTTCCCGGTGAGCTTGGTGTATTTGGTGTGCTTTTCGAGTGTTCTGTCCAAGGTCTTCTCCTTGCAAACGACGCTTGCGTCGCGGGCTTCGGGACCCCCCGGGAGGCGGCTGCCTCCGGCGGCGCGGCCCGACTGGCGTACAGCGGCCCGACGCGTCCCATAGAGGTATTTATACCATATTTGAGCCCCAACGGGCCAGCTTCGCACCCTTTTCTGCACGAAAACGCCAAGGATGCGGAGCGGCAGCGGCTTCGATAGATTCATGCCCATTGCGGCGCCGGAACCCTCAAAGTTTGTAAAAACTTGTTGTTAAGGAGGGGCATGATTTTGAGAGAGAAGTGGAAAAAGTTGGGTTTGATGTTACTGACAGGAGGCCTATCGACTAAAGACCTGCCAAATCGAGACCGCGTTCCTCACAGCCGCTCTCCGACCTCCGCTCAAGCCATATTGACAAAGCGTCGTCCTGATGATAAATATAATAAACATAGTTGGATAGATACAACTAAGGAAGCGCTATTTTTTAATAAGCGGAAAGCTGGAGCGGTTTGTGATTGTGGAGCGACTTTATTTAAGGAGGAACGTTTATGAGAGGATATCGTTTGTTGGGAGCGCTTGTCGCCGTGCTTCTGTGCACCCAGGCGCACGCGGCAAAGGTAGCGGTCGAGACGGGGGCGCGGCTCCTGCCGGCGACTGCTTGTCTCGTGGGAACCTACGACGCGGAAGGTCGGCCGGACGCTGCCATCATCGACCGTGTCGGCATCGCGGAGACGCCGTCGAAGGAGAGGATGATCTTCTACGTGGCGGTGAAACCAAAGCGGCAGACTGCGAAGAACATCGAGGCCACAGGCGCCTTCACCGTGAACGTGATGAACGCCGCCCTCCTGCCGCAGGGCGACTTCTGTGGCACGGTCTCCGCGGCGTCGGGGGACGAGTACTTCGACAAGTTTTCCGTCACCGGACTGAAGCTGGAGAAGGGCAGCGACGTGAACGCCCCCATCCTGACGGAGTGCCCCGTGACGCTGGAGTGC is drawn from uncultured Fretibacterium sp. and contains these coding sequences:
- a CDS encoding flavin reductase family protein, yielding MRGYRLLGALVAVLLCTQAHAAKVAVETGARLLPATACLVGTYDAEGRPDAAIIDRVGIAETPSKERMIFYVAVKPKRQTAKNIEATGAFTVNVMNAALLPQGDFCGTVSAASGDEYFDKFSVTGLKLEKGSDVNAPILTECPVTLECKLVKTLEFPDGEHRVYLGEVASYHVAAEALDGDKSAPVKQFDPQKSGMAVYFAGSAEGSGYYALSAPLGRGMNAEKFPWPNGLEPKPAGH